One genomic window of Aricia agestis chromosome 7, ilAriAges1.1, whole genome shotgun sequence includes the following:
- the LOC121728694 gene encoding synembryn-A — MNEEEINIILTGKVYSEIEQILQNFLKINEKTFNFGYLNENSRGVTLWTALFQHIQDKAAESIHTTCLATVRLLSRDKTDLDNIICEKWVTVLIDKAGLYNFMEIGDGSMDVDMPQKEIVVEALKCLCNLAFNSEAARALCAQTSIAKGLVARLRSYKEIPFKDDIMLYDMKLIFILTALRNDIKLKIKEELHGMDYLISCLNELVFEATASDGAASNEAMNCFLQDSQQAIACEILKTQFNLIHHSSPDDCVSEEDEAMFLKLMPSLTALLYAQTTSQEKLMELHSNIANLLTGVPPMFYQYLTPELHDGETASYVYVGRNMDALQALLDLLQYRLTITTSTKNQYENLSPVLTVLNKSAKGCAAQRKYLRQTVLPPLRDVSLPPEKGGTLRNQLCRLLTTPVTSVRDLVAEFLFILCKEKVGRMVKYTGFGNAAGHLAQKGLMGGARGPVQYSSSSEDSDTEEYIQAQPTIDPVMGCTRPPRSNPFEGMSEEQKEYEAMKLVNLFDKMCGGAVQPATIGPDGRPQPIHHVLQLREDMR; from the exons atgaaTGAAGAAGAAATAAACATTATCCTTACAGGGAAAGTATATTCAGAAATTGAGCAAATTCTACAAAACTTCTTGAAAATT AATGAGAAAACCTTTAACTTCGGCTACTTAAATGAGAACAGTAGAGGAGTGACGCTTTGGACAGCATTGTTTCAACACATCCAAGATAAAGCTGCTGAGAGTATCCACACTACTTGCTTAGCAACAGTCAGGCTTTTGAG CCGAGACAAAACAGATCTTGACAACATAATTTGTGAGAAGTGGGTAACTGTACTGATAGACAAAGCGGGATTGTACAATTTCATGGAAATCGGGGATGGCTCCATGGATGTTGATATGCCGCAAAAAGAAATTGTGGTTGAGGCATTGAAGTGTCTATGTAACTTGGCTTTTAACAGCGAAGCAGCGAGGGCACTCTGCGCACAGACGAGCATCGCCAAAGGTCTAGTGGCCCGGCTGAGGTCTTACAAAGAGATACCTTTCAAGGATGACATAATGCTCTACGACATGAAGCTGATATTCATACTGACTGCCCTGAGGAATGACATCAAATTGAAAATCAAAGAAGAATTGCACGGAATGGACTATTTGATCAGTTGTTTGAATGAGTTAGTGTTCGAGGCTACAGCGAGTGATGGTGCTGCAAGCAATGAAGCTATGAACTGCTTTCTACAA GATTCCCAGCAGGCAATTGCATGTGAAATTTTGAAGACACAGTTTAATTTGATTCACCATTCAAGTCCTGATGATTGTGTGAGTGAGGAGGATGAGGCAATGTTTTTGAAGCTCATGCCTTCACTAACTGCACTACTGTATGCTCAAACTACCAGCCAAGAGAAGCTAATGGAGTTGCACAGCAACATTGCCAATTTACTCACCGG tgttCCACCAATGTTTTATCAGTATTTGACGCCTGAACTCCACGACGGGGAAACGGCTTCATACGTGTATGTCGGCAGAAACATGGACGCGTTACAAGCACTGCTGGATCTACTTCAGTATAGGCTGACCATAACTACA AGCACAAAGAACCAATACGAAAATCTATCCCCTGTACTGACAGTGCTCAACAAGAGTGCAAAAGGCTGCGCCGCCCAGCGCAAGTATTTGCGTCAGACAGTTCTACCGCCCTTGAGAGATGTGTCTCTGCCGCCAGAGAAAGGCGGCACCTTGAGGAACCAGCTGTGCCGCCTGCTCACTACACCTGTGACTTCGGTCAGGGATTTGGTTGCTGAATTCCTGTTTATACTATGCAAAGAGAAAG TCGGTCGTATGGTGAAGTACACGGGTTTCGGCAACGCGGCGGGACACCTCGCACAGAAGGGTCTGATGGGGGGCGCGCGCGGCCCCGTCCAATACTCCTCGAGCAGCGAGGACTCTGACACGGAGGAGTACATCCAGGCCCAGCCCACCATAGACCCCGTCATGGGTTGCACCAGACCCCCTCGCAGCAACCCCTTCGAAGGCATGTCTGAGGAGCAG AAGGAGTACGAGGCGATGAAGCTGGTGAATCTGTTCGACAAGATGTGCGGTGGCGCCGTCCAGCCCGCCACCATCGGCCCCGACGGCCGCCCCCAGCCCATACACCACGTGCTGCAGCTCAGAGAGGACATGCGCTAA